The following are from one region of the Synechococcus sp. CBW1108 genome:
- a CDS encoding 3-deoxy-7-phosphoheptulonate synthase: MHATTSDLHIVETRPLVPPAVLHRDLPLSDRAASTVQQARERIQAILHGRDSRLLVIVGPCSVHDVAAAHEYADFIAEARQRHRAELEVVMRVYFEKPRTTVGWKGLINDPHLDGSYDINTGLRLARGLLLHLAEMGLPAATELLDPVVPQYIADLISWTAIGARTTESQTHREMASGLSMPIGFKNGTDGSAITAINAMEAAARPHHFLGINGDGQAAIVSTTGNPDGHLVLRGGKGGTNYHLEAVDQAAAQLAKAGLPHRVMVDCSHGNSNKDYRRQSEVACEVAQQLRAGSSQLMGVMLESHLVAGSQKIPSDLAQLQRASLTYGQSITDACIDLATTAAALDTLAQAVGQTQLVLS; encoded by the coding sequence ATGCACGCCACCACCAGCGATCTCCACATCGTGGAAACCCGGCCGCTGGTGCCTCCGGCGGTGCTGCATCGGGACCTCCCCCTCAGCGATCGGGCCGCCAGCACGGTGCAGCAGGCCCGGGAGCGGATCCAGGCCATCCTGCATGGCCGCGATTCCCGCCTGCTGGTGATCGTGGGGCCCTGCTCGGTGCACGACGTGGCGGCGGCCCACGAGTACGCCGACTTCATCGCCGAGGCGCGCCAGCGCCACCGCGCCGAGCTGGAGGTGGTGATGAGGGTCTATTTCGAGAAGCCCCGCACCACCGTGGGCTGGAAAGGGCTGATCAACGATCCCCACCTCGACGGCAGCTATGACATCAACACCGGCCTGCGGCTGGCCCGCGGCCTGCTGCTGCACTTGGCCGAGATGGGGCTACCTGCCGCCACCGAGCTGCTGGATCCTGTGGTGCCCCAATACATCGCAGACCTGATCAGCTGGACCGCCATCGGCGCCCGCACCACCGAGAGCCAGACCCACCGGGAGATGGCCTCGGGGCTGTCGATGCCGATCGGCTTCAAGAACGGCACCGATGGCAGTGCCATCACGGCAATCAATGCGATGGAGGCCGCGGCCCGGCCCCACCATTTCCTCGGCATCAACGGCGACGGCCAGGCGGCGATTGTCTCGACCACCGGCAATCCCGATGGCCACCTGGTGTTGCGGGGGGGCAAGGGGGGAACCAATTACCACCTTGAGGCGGTGGATCAGGCTGCCGCCCAGCTGGCCAAGGCGGGGCTGCCCCATCGGGTGATGGTGGACTGCAGCCACGGCAACTCCAACAAGGACTACCGCCGTCAGAGTGAGGTGGCATGCGAGGTGGCTCAGCAGTTGCGGGCTGGCTCCAGCCAGCTGATGGGCGTGATGCTGGAAAGCCACCTGGTGGCCGGCAGCCAAAAGATTCCCTCCGATCTGGCCCAGCTCCAGCGCGCCTCGCTCACCTACGGCCAGAGCATCACCGATGCTTGCATTGATCTGGCCACTACCGCCGCTGCCCTCGACACCCTGGCCCAGGCTGTGGGTCAGACCCAGTTGGTGCTCAGCTGA
- a CDS encoding radical SAM protein: MLAFPSTYTVGITSLGYQVVWASLAQRADVDVRRLFTDQGDPPHRHCDLFGLSLSWELDGPVLLDLLEQQRIPIWAAERGDADPIVFGGGPVLTANPEPLAPFFDLVLLGDGELLLPAFIDALQQHRSAPRAERLLQLAQLPGVYVPSLYAPRYSSDGQLLAVEPNQAGVPATVAKQTWRGNTLSHSAVITPEAAWPSIHMVEVVRSCPELCRFCLASYLTLPFRTPSLEEGLIPAVEKGLAATQRLGLLGASVTQHPQFADLLAWLDQDRFEGARVSVSSVRAATVTAELGRILAKRGSKSLTIAIESGSERMRQVVNKKLSSEEIYSAARYAKDGGLTGLKLYGMVGLPTEEDADVEVTAALLLDLKKATPGLRLSLGVSTFVPKAHTPFQWQGVRPEAEKRLKLLAKRLKPKGIELRPESYGWSVIQALLSRSDRRLAPVIAAARGRHDSLGGWKQAYRGVREQTSGPESPPAWEEVIHASWSPGRVLPWEHLEGPLPKATLAQHQAGALTQTPPCAPDRPSPGA; encoded by the coding sequence GTGCTGGCCTTCCCCAGCACCTACACCGTGGGGATCACCAGCCTGGGCTACCAGGTGGTGTGGGCCAGCCTGGCCCAGCGGGCCGATGTGGATGTACGCCGCCTATTCACAGACCAGGGCGACCCGCCGCACCGCCACTGCGACCTCTTCGGGCTATCGCTGAGCTGGGAGCTGGATGGGCCGGTGCTGCTGGATCTGCTGGAGCAGCAACGCATCCCGATCTGGGCGGCCGAGCGGGGCGACGCTGACCCGATCGTGTTCGGCGGCGGTCCGGTGCTCACGGCCAACCCCGAGCCCCTGGCCCCCTTTTTTGATTTGGTGTTGCTGGGCGATGGCGAGCTGCTGCTACCCGCCTTCATCGATGCCCTGCAGCAGCACCGCAGCGCCCCGCGGGCCGAGCGACTACTCCAGCTGGCCCAGCTGCCGGGGGTGTATGTGCCGAGCCTCTATGCCCCCCGCTACTCCAGCGATGGCCAGCTGCTGGCAGTGGAGCCCAACCAAGCCGGCGTCCCCGCCACCGTGGCAAAACAAACCTGGCGCGGCAACACCTTGAGCCATTCGGCGGTGATCACCCCGGAGGCGGCCTGGCCCTCGATCCACATGGTGGAGGTGGTGCGCAGCTGTCCAGAGCTGTGCCGCTTCTGCCTGGCCAGCTACCTCACCCTGCCCTTTCGCACCCCCAGCCTGGAAGAAGGCCTGATCCCGGCGGTGGAAAAGGGCCTGGCCGCCACCCAACGGCTGGGATTACTGGGAGCCTCAGTAACCCAGCACCCCCAATTCGCCGACCTGCTGGCCTGGCTCGATCAGGATCGCTTCGAGGGCGCCCGGGTGAGCGTGAGCTCAGTGCGGGCCGCCACCGTGACCGCCGAGCTGGGCCGGATCCTGGCCAAACGGGGCAGCAAATCGCTCACGATCGCCATCGAGAGCGGCAGCGAGCGCATGCGCCAGGTGGTGAACAAGAAGCTCAGCAGCGAGGAGATCTACTCAGCAGCCCGCTATGCCAAAGATGGTGGCCTCACGGGCCTGAAGCTCTACGGCATGGTGGGCCTCCCCACCGAAGAAGACGCCGATGTGGAGGTCACCGCCGCCCTGCTGCTGGATCTAAAAAAGGCCACGCCAGGGCTGCGGCTGAGCCTGGGGGTGAGCACCTTTGTACCCAAGGCCCACACACCGTTCCAATGGCAGGGGGTGCGCCCGGAAGCGGAAAAACGCCTGAAGCTGCTGGCCAAGCGCCTCAAGCCCAAGGGCATCGAGCTGCGCCCCGAGAGCTATGGCTGGAGCGTGATCCAGGCCCTGCTCTCCCGCAGCGACCGACGCCTGGCGCCCGTGATCGCCGCCGCCCGCGGCCGCCACGACAGCCTGGGGGGCTGGAAGCAGGCCTATCGGGGGGTGCGGGAGCAAACCTCCGGCCCCGAAAGCCCGCCCGCCTGGGAGGAGGTGATCCATGCCAGCTGGAGCCCGGGGCGCGTGCTGCCCTGGGAGCACCTGGAGGGCCCACTCCCCAAAGCAACGCTCGCCCAGCACCAGGCTGGGGCCCTCACTCAAACACCGCCGTGCGCCCCCGATAGACCATCACCTGGCGCCTGA
- the purU gene encoding formyltetrahydrofolate deformylase, whose protein sequence is MSAPTAILQMICPDQPGLVRELSGWVAANGGNIVHADHHSDQGAGLFLSRIEWQLEGFGLPREAICPTARALAERLDGAYRVNFSDYRPAVAIFVSKQDHALLDLLWRVRSGELPMRVPLVIANHADLEPIAAQFGARFAYLPVSAANREEAEARQLELLAEHQIELVILAKYMQVLTPRFLAAFDSPDAFHRVINIHHSFLPAFQGAQPYHRAWERGVKLIGATAHYVSEELDGGPIIAQSTVAVGHRDEVADLIRMGRDCERLALARAVRLHLRRQVMVYRGRTAVFE, encoded by the coding sequence ATGTCTGCCCCCACCGCCATCCTGCAGATGATCTGCCCAGACCAGCCGGGGCTGGTGCGGGAGCTTTCCGGTTGGGTGGCTGCCAATGGCGGCAACATCGTGCACGCCGACCACCACAGCGATCAGGGCGCCGGCCTCTTTTTGAGCCGTATTGAATGGCAGCTGGAGGGTTTTGGGCTGCCGCGGGAGGCGATCTGCCCCACGGCCCGAGCCCTGGCTGAGCGTCTGGACGGCGCCTACAGGGTGAATTTCTCGGATTACCGCCCAGCGGTGGCCATCTTTGTCAGCAAGCAAGACCACGCCCTGCTCGACCTGCTTTGGCGCGTGCGCAGCGGCGAGCTGCCGATGCGGGTGCCGCTGGTGATCGCCAACCATGCCGATCTGGAGCCGATCGCGGCCCAATTCGGGGCACGCTTTGCCTACCTGCCGGTCTCAGCGGCCAACCGAGAGGAAGCGGAGGCCCGCCAGCTCGAGTTGCTGGCGGAGCATCAGATCGAGTTGGTGATCCTGGCCAAGTACATGCAGGTGCTGACGCCCCGTTTTCTGGCGGCGTTCGATTCCCCCGATGCCTTCCACCGGGTGATCAACATCCACCATTCATTCTTGCCGGCATTTCAAGGGGCCCAGCCCTATCACCGGGCCTGGGAGCGGGGCGTGAAGCTGATTGGCGCCACGGCCCACTACGTCAGCGAGGAGCTCGATGGCGGTCCGATCATTGCCCAGTCCACCGTGGCGGTGGGTCACCGTGATGAGGTCGCAGACCTGATTCGGATGGGTCGTGATTGCGAACGGCTCGCCCTGGCCAGGGCTGTGAGGCTGCACCTCAGGCGCCAGGTGATGGTCTATCGGGGGCGCACGGCGGTGTTTGAGTGA
- the psbQ gene encoding photosystem II protein PsbQ — protein sequence MAQQLRRLAALGLALALCLGLAACDGSQGKKPPSISPEDMALIERQAEGFLAARNRLPELAALVNDRNWVFTANLIHGPMQEVGREMSYINQRLLPADRPEAEKRAAALKTAFAQLDEAAKLQDGDKLRKAYIKVASGFGLYAQVLPAQVQQDLKQA from the coding sequence TTGGCCCAGCAGCTGCGCCGGCTGGCCGCCCTTGGCCTGGCCCTGGCGCTCTGCCTTGGCCTGGCCGCCTGTGACGGCAGCCAGGGCAAGAAGCCCCCGAGCATCAGCCCCGAGGACATGGCCCTGATCGAGCGGCAGGCGGAGGGCTTCCTGGCAGCCCGCAACCGCCTACCCGAGTTGGCCGCCCTCGTAAATGACCGCAACTGGGTCTTCACCGCCAACTTGATCCACGGCCCAATGCAGGAAGTGGGCCGGGAAATGAGCTACATAAACCAAAGGCTGCTGCCCGCTGACCGCCCCGAGGCCGAGAAGCGCGCCGCAGCCCTGAAAACAGCCTTTGCCCAACTCGATGAGGCCGCCAAGCTCCAGGACGGCGACAAGCTGCGCAAGGCCTATATCAAGGTGGCGAGTGGCTTCGGCCTCTACGCCCAGGTGCTGCCTGCCCAGGTGCAGCAAGACCTGAAACAGGCCTGA
- a CDS encoding FAD-binding oxidoreductase, protein MIGAGLVGRSCAWLLQGLGHQVQLLDPCLNGAPDPTAGSWAALGVVMAHVFQRGSGRAWRLRQRSLHLWGRWRQELGEQGWPLAWQPGLLILASSPIDLERQQRLQSERQRQAIPLEIWSRQRLADLSPALPDGAIGGLYSPADGQLDPGPALQALLGDGRRLGIQTCGEAAARLERRSGQWTVHTQAGQALQAEAVVLSAGVASAGLLEPLDHFLPLEPVLGQALELELPPGTHWGPSPAWPGAVVWEGMNLVPRPPSQAQGERLWLGATLEPGCRADPDALAALRELGGAAPTWLRQAQLVRHWQGHRPHPIGGPAPLLEQLEPGLVLASGHYRNGLLLAPATAEWVAQQLEAPS, encoded by the coding sequence GTGATCGGCGCGGGGCTGGTGGGTCGTTCCTGCGCCTGGCTGCTCCAGGGCCTTGGCCACCAGGTGCAACTGCTCGATCCCTGTCTGAACGGGGCCCCCGATCCAACCGCAGGCAGCTGGGCCGCCCTGGGAGTTGTGATGGCCCACGTGTTCCAGCGCGGCAGTGGCCGGGCCTGGCGGCTGCGCCAGCGCAGCCTGCACCTCTGGGGCCGCTGGCGCCAGGAGCTGGGGGAGCAGGGCTGGCCGCTGGCCTGGCAGCCGGGGCTGCTGATCCTGGCCAGCAGCCCCATCGACCTGGAGCGCCAGCAGCGGCTCCAATCCGAGCGCCAGCGCCAGGCCATCCCGCTGGAGATCTGGAGCCGTCAGCGGCTCGCCGACCTGAGCCCAGCCCTACCAGACGGGGCCATCGGCGGGCTCTATTCCCCCGCCGATGGCCAACTGGATCCGGGCCCGGCCCTGCAGGCGCTGCTGGGGGATGGGCGGCGGCTCGGAATCCAAACCTGCGGGGAGGCCGCCGCAAGGCTGGAGCGCCGCTCCGGCCAGTGGACGGTGCACACCCAAGCCGGCCAGGCCCTGCAGGCCGAAGCCGTGGTGCTCTCGGCAGGGGTGGCCAGCGCCGGCCTGCTGGAACCGCTCGATCACTTCCTGCCCTTGGAGCCGGTGCTGGGCCAGGCCCTCGAGCTCGAGCTTCCCCCCGGCACCCACTGGGGCCCCAGCCCGGCCTGGCCCGGCGCCGTGGTGTGGGAGGGGATGAACCTGGTGCCACGCCCCCCCAGCCAAGCCCAGGGCGAGCGGCTGTGGCTGGGGGCAACCCTGGAGCCGGGCTGCCGGGCCGATCCAGACGCCCTGGCCGCCCTGCGGGAACTAGGCGGCGCAGCGCCCACCTGGCTGCGGCAGGCCCAGCTGGTCAGGCACTGGCAGGGCCACCGGCCCCACCCGATCGGTGGCCCGGCCCCCTTGCTGGAACAGCTGGAACCCGGGCTGGTGCTGGCCAGCGGCCACTACCGCAACGGCCTGCTGCTGGCGCCAGCGACGGCGGAATGGGTGGCGCAGCAGCTGGAGGCTCCTTCTTAA
- a CDS encoding diacylglycerol/polyprenol kinase family protein, with product MPGGWPQQLIGGAAVAGWLTLLAIAARQVRQRWNGQREWSRKLVHIGTGAVVPIAWACGTNRLIAIPAAGAITLLAALNHRFRLLPAIEDVGRRSYGTVAYGASITLLLLLFWPQQPAAVAAGVLVMAVGDGLAGLLGPLVASPSWQLWGQRKSVVGTAAMAAGSLAMLLLVSQLALNTGQPHPELSPLLAITAVAVLLEQVAVGGLDNFTVPLAAGWLWQRLS from the coding sequence GTGCCCGGCGGCTGGCCGCAACAACTCATCGGCGGTGCCGCAGTGGCTGGCTGGCTCACCCTGCTGGCCATCGCCGCCCGCCAGGTGCGGCAACGCTGGAACGGCCAGAGGGAGTGGAGTCGCAAGCTGGTGCACATCGGCACCGGAGCTGTGGTGCCGATCGCCTGGGCCTGCGGCACCAACCGGCTGATCGCCATCCCAGCCGCCGGGGCGATCACCCTGCTGGCGGCGCTCAACCACCGCTTCCGCCTGTTGCCGGCCATCGAGGATGTGGGCCGCCGCAGCTATGGCACCGTGGCCTACGGCGCCTCCATCACCCTGCTGCTGCTGCTGTTCTGGCCCCAGCAGCCGGCGGCAGTGGCCGCCGGGGTGCTGGTGATGGCCGTCGGTGATGGCCTGGCCGGGCTGCTGGGGCCCCTGGTGGCCTCCCCAAGTTGGCAGCTATGGGGCCAACGCAAATCTGTAGTGGGGACCGCTGCCATGGCAGCGGGCAGCCTGGCCATGCTGCTGCTGGTAAGTCAGCTGGCGCTGAATACGGGCCAGCCCCACCCGGAGCTTTCACCCCTGTTGGCCATCACGGCCGTTGCGGTGCTGTTGGAGCAGGTGGCGGTGGGAGGCCTCGACAACTTCACCGTGCCGCTGGCAGCCGGCTGGCTCTGGCAAAGGCTCAGCTGA
- the acnB gene encoding bifunctional aconitate hydratase 2/2-methylisocitrate dehydratase — MSAATFLSSYRAAVAEREALGVPALPLTASQVQALTELLAAPPAGEEAFLLHLLSERIPPGVDEAAYVKAGWLSAVAQGSATSPLVSPVEAVQLLATMIGGYNVSALIELLSNSDLAIASAAAEGLSRTLLVYDAYNDVLELAAGNAYAQQVIDSWAAAEWFTAKPELPAEITVTVFKVEGETNTDDLSPATHATTRPDIPLHAMAMLETRMPGGLELITELKTKGYPVAYVGDVVGTGSSRKSAINSVLWHTGSDIPHVPNKRGGGVILGGKIAPIFFNTAEDSGALPIECDVSALNSGDVITIRPYAGMIERASGEANAGEIVARFELKPSTISDEVRAGGRIPLLIGRSLTDKVRAQLGLAASDLFIRPVAPADTGKGFTLAQKMVGKACGLAGVRPGTSCEPLMTTVGSQDTTGPMTRDEMKELACLGFSADLVMQSFCHTAAYPKPVDLKTHAELPDFMASRGGVALRPGDGIIHSWLNRMLLPDTVGTGGDSHTRFPLGISFPAGSGLVAFAAAIGAMPLDMPESVLVKFTGSLQPGVTLRDVVNAIPYVAIQQGLLTVAKEGKKNVFNGRIMEIEGLPDLKLEQAFELTDATAERSCAGSTIKLSVETVSEYLRSNVALLKNMIARGYGDGRTLARRIQAMEAWLADPQLLEADADAEYAAVIEIDLDAISEPILACPNDPDNVKTLSEVAGAPIDEVFIGSCMTNIGHYRAAATVLKGQGENAARLWVCPPTRMDEEMLKQEGYYAIFEAAGSRMEMPGCSLCMGNQARVENDTTVFSTSTRNFNNRLGNGAQVYLGSAELAAVCAQLGRIPSRVEYLKIAAEKIDPYGAELYRYLNFDQIEGFENSGRVVSSEAEAKVLAGV; from the coding sequence ATGTCCGCAGCCACCTTCCTCAGCAGCTACCGCGCCGCCGTCGCCGAGCGCGAAGCCCTGGGCGTGCCTGCCCTGCCGCTTACCGCCAGCCAGGTCCAGGCGCTCACCGAGCTGCTGGCCGCCCCCCCCGCCGGCGAGGAAGCTTTCCTGCTGCACCTGCTGAGTGAGCGCATCCCACCCGGCGTCGATGAGGCCGCCTACGTGAAGGCCGGCTGGCTCAGCGCCGTGGCCCAAGGCAGCGCCACCAGCCCGCTCGTGAGTCCGGTGGAGGCCGTGCAGCTGCTGGCCACGATGATTGGTGGCTACAACGTCAGCGCCCTGATCGAGCTGCTCAGCAACTCCGATCTGGCCATCGCCAGCGCCGCCGCCGAGGGGCTGAGCCGCACCCTGCTCGTCTACGACGCCTACAACGACGTGCTCGAGCTGGCGGCAGGCAACGCCTATGCCCAGCAGGTGATCGATAGCTGGGCCGCCGCCGAGTGGTTCACCGCCAAGCCCGAGCTGCCCGCCGAGATCACCGTGACGGTGTTCAAGGTGGAGGGTGAAACCAACACCGACGACCTTTCCCCCGCCACCCACGCCACCACCCGGCCCGACATCCCCCTGCACGCCATGGCGATGCTGGAAACCCGCATGCCCGGCGGCCTGGAGCTGATCACCGAACTGAAAACCAAGGGCTACCCGGTGGCCTACGTGGGCGATGTGGTGGGCACGGGCAGCTCGCGCAAATCCGCCATCAACTCGGTGCTGTGGCATACCGGCAGCGACATCCCCCACGTGCCCAACAAGCGCGGCGGCGGTGTGATCTTGGGCGGCAAGATCGCGCCGATCTTCTTCAACACCGCCGAAGATTCCGGCGCCCTGCCGATCGAGTGCGACGTGAGCGCCCTCAACTCCGGCGATGTGATCACGATCCGCCCTTACGCCGGCATGATAGAGCGGGCCAGCGGCGAGGCGAACGCCGGCGAAATCGTGGCCCGCTTCGAGCTCAAGCCTAGCACGATCAGCGACGAGGTGCGCGCCGGCGGCCGCATCCCCCTGCTGATCGGCCGCTCCCTGACAGACAAGGTGCGCGCCCAGCTGGGGCTGGCCGCCAGCGACCTGTTCATCCGCCCGGTGGCCCCGGCCGACACCGGCAAGGGCTTCACCCTGGCCCAGAAGATGGTGGGCAAGGCCTGCGGCCTGGCGGGCGTGCGCCCCGGCACCAGCTGCGAGCCGCTGATGACCACCGTGGGCTCCCAGGACACCACCGGGCCCATGACCCGCGATGAGATGAAGGAGCTGGCCTGCCTGGGATTTTCCGCCGATCTGGTGATGCAGAGCTTCTGCCACACCGCCGCCTATCCCAAGCCGGTAGACCTCAAGACCCACGCCGAGCTGCCTGATTTCATGGCCTCACGCGGTGGCGTGGCCCTGCGCCCCGGCGATGGGATCATCCACAGCTGGCTCAACCGCATGCTCCTGCCCGACACCGTGGGCACCGGCGGCGACAGCCACACCCGCTTCCCGCTCGGCATCTCCTTCCCGGCCGGCTCGGGCCTGGTGGCCTTCGCTGCCGCCATCGGCGCCATGCCGCTCGACATGCCCGAATCGGTGTTGGTGAAATTCACTGGCTCCCTGCAGCCAGGCGTGACCCTGCGCGATGTGGTGAACGCGATCCCCTACGTGGCGATTCAGCAGGGCCTGCTCACGGTGGCAAAGGAGGGTAAGAAAAATGTGTTCAACGGCCGGATCATGGAGATCGAGGGACTGCCCGATCTCAAGCTCGAACAGGCCTTTGAACTCACCGACGCCACTGCCGAACGCTCCTGTGCCGGCAGCACGATCAAGCTCAGTGTTGAAACGGTGAGCGAATACCTGCGCAGCAATGTGGCGCTGCTCAAAAACATGATCGCCCGGGGCTACGGCGATGGGCGCACCCTGGCCCGCCGCATCCAGGCGATGGAGGCCTGGCTCGCTGATCCACAGCTGCTGGAGGCCGATGCCGATGCCGAATACGCGGCTGTGATCGAAATCGATCTCGATGCCATCAGCGAGCCGATCCTGGCCTGCCCCAACGACCCCGACAACGTCAAAACCCTGAGCGAAGTAGCCGGTGCGCCCATCGATGAGGTGTTCATCGGCAGCTGCATGACCAACATCGGCCACTACCGGGCCGCCGCCACAGTGCTCAAGGGCCAGGGTGAAAATGCCGCGCGCCTGTGGGTATGCCCCCCCACCCGCATGGACGAAGAGATGCTCAAACAGGAGGGCTACTACGCCATCTTCGAGGCTGCCGGCTCCCGCATGGAGATGCCCGGCTGCTCCCTATGCATGGGCAACCAGGCCCGGGTGGAAAACGACACCACGGTTTTTTCTACCAGCACCCGCAACTTCAACAACCGCCTGGGCAATGGCGCCCAGGTGTACCTGGGCAGCGCCGAACTGGCGGCGGTGTGCGCCCAACTGGGGCGGATACCTTCGAGGGTCGAATACCTGAAGATCGCCGCCGAAAAGATCGACCCCTACGGCGCCGAGCTCTACCGCTACCTCAACTTCGATCAAATCGAGGGTTTCGAGAACAGCGGCCGGGTAGTGAGCAGCGAAGCAGAGGCCAAGGTGCTCGCGGGGGTGTAA